In Bradyrhizobium sp. 195, the sequence GCCTGCGCGGCGGCGGCAATGGCAAAGCCCTGCTTGCCGGAGGAGCGGTTGGCGATGTAGCGCACCGGATCGATCGGTTCGTGCGTCGGACCTGCGGTGATCAGCACGCGCTTGCCGGCAAGCGGCTTCGGCACCGGCGGCCGCAGCAGACGCTCGGCGGCTGTGGCGATCTCGATCGCTTCGGACATGCGGCCGGTTCCGGCCTCACCGGCTTCTGCCATCTCGCCCGAATTAGGCCCGATCAGCACCACGCCGTCGCGCTGGAGCAAGCCGACGTTGCGGCGCGTCGCCGCATTGTTCCACATCAGCGGGTTCATCGCCGGCGCCAGCAGCACCTTGCGGTTGGTTGCGAGCAGAATGGCGCTGGCGAGATCGTCGGCATGGCCGTTCGCCATCTTCGCCATCAGGTCGGCGGTGGCGGGCGCCACCACGATCAGATCGCAGTCGCGCGCGAGGCGAATATGGCCGGCGTCGAACTCGCTCTGGGGGTCGAACAGATCGGTATAGACGCGCTCATGCGAGAGTGCGCTCACGGCCAGCGGCGTGACGAATTGCTGCGCGGCTTTGGTCAGGACGCAGCGGACCTCGACGCGGCGCTCCTTCAGCCTCCGGATCAGGTCAAGGGATTTATAGGCGGCGATGCCGCCGCCGATGATCAGGGTGACACTGGCCTCGGGAAGGGCGCCGGTGCGCTGGGGCGTGATGGCGGTGGAGGCGGCCGGAGGCGCCGAAAACGGCGTCAGCGGCTCCTCGCGGCC encodes:
- the coaBC gene encoding bifunctional phosphopantothenoylcysteine decarboxylase/phosphopantothenate--cysteine ligase CoaBC, translated to MASLTIRKLDDNVKTYLRLRSAKNRRSVEEEVRVILRELIEGREEPLTPFSAPPAASTAITPQRTGALPEASVTLIIGGGIAAYKSLDLIRRLKERRVEVRCVLTKAAQQFVTPLAVSALSHERVYTDLFDPQSEFDAGHIRLARDCDLIVVAPATADLMAKMANGHADDLASAILLATNRKVLLAPAMNPLMWNNAATRRNVGLLQRDGVVLIGPNSGEMAEAGEAGTGRMSEAIEIATAAERLLRPPVPKPLAGKRVLITAGPTHEPIDPVRYIANRSSGKQGFAIAAAAQAAGAEVILVSGPVELSDPQGVTVKHVESARQMLEQVQASLPADIAIFAAAVADWRVANEGEQKLKKTSAGMPPLQLVENPDILATISKLTDKRPPLVIGFAAETEHLIDNAKSKLARKGCDWIVANDVSPATGVMGGDRNTVHLISRKDGEKNGEIAVDSWPVMTKEQVAIELVAHVAKSVSDKSGEPAS